The Spirosoma radiotolerans genome has a window encoding:
- a CDS encoding nitrilase-related carbon-nitrogen hydrolase — translation MSYKALALQLTCQTVNTSQTHDEAEAIMLQSIERIDRQIAASIGLIGRDTLLVVVPEFFLTGPPIDETVDQWREKAALEIDGRVYEALSAMVQRQQIYFSGNAYEQDPFFPELYFQTSFIIGPNGDVLLRYRRLNAMYTPTPHDVWELYLDAYGYDSLFPVAKTNIGNLACIASEDILYPEVARCLAMRGAEVLLHATSEIGSPQLTPKNIAKQARAIENMAYVVSANSAGVVGSSLPAGTTDGHSKLIDPKGVVLAEAAYGESIVANADIDLAALREFRQRPAIGNQLARQRLELYTESYAKHTIYPPNALLSQPAERSQFMRNQQEVIKKLYS, via the coding sequence ATGTCCTACAAAGCCCTTGCCCTTCAACTAACCTGTCAGACAGTAAACACTTCCCAAACCCACGATGAAGCCGAAGCGATTATGCTTCAATCTATTGAGCGTATTGACCGTCAGATTGCCGCATCGATTGGCTTAATTGGCCGCGACACCCTACTTGTTGTCGTACCCGAATTTTTTCTGACGGGCCCACCCATCGACGAAACCGTAGACCAGTGGCGCGAAAAGGCTGCCCTTGAAATTGACGGTCGGGTTTATGAAGCCCTGAGCGCTATGGTGCAGCGGCAACAAATTTATTTCTCTGGAAATGCCTATGAACAGGACCCTTTTTTTCCTGAACTGTATTTTCAAACCAGTTTTATCATCGGTCCGAATGGGGACGTGCTATTGAGGTATCGCCGGTTGAACGCAATGTATACGCCGACTCCACATGATGTCTGGGAGTTGTATCTCGACGCTTACGGCTATGATTCGTTGTTTCCGGTGGCTAAGACAAACATTGGTAATCTGGCCTGTATTGCTTCGGAAGACATTCTGTATCCTGAAGTAGCTCGTTGCCTGGCGATGCGCGGGGCCGAGGTACTCCTACACGCAACATCAGAAATTGGCAGCCCACAGCTAACGCCCAAAAATATAGCCAAACAAGCCCGGGCCATTGAAAACATGGCTTACGTAGTATCGGCAAACTCGGCTGGGGTGGTTGGTAGTTCACTGCCAGCGGGTACCACCGATGGGCATTCTAAACTCATTGATCCCAAAGGAGTTGTACTGGCTGAAGCGGCTTATGGCGAGAGCATCGTGGCCAACGCTGATATTGATCTGGCGGCTTTGCGCGAATTCCGGCAGCGGCCCGCCATCGGGAACCAGTTGGCCCGCCAACGGCTGGAACTGTATACGGAAAGTTACGCCAAACACACGATATATCCACCCAACGCGCTTCTAAGCCAACCAGCCGAGCGATCCCAGTTTATGCGGAACCAGCAAGAGGTAATCAAGAAACTTTATAGCTGA
- a CDS encoding AI-2E family transporter → MAAEPLRPHYHQFSHSLLALAILTAGIYIGQDILVPLAMAGLVAVLLRPIENRLVRLGVHKVIAISLALLVAIILVAGIAVTLSMQLSDFADDLPKIRQNLADFFSDAKRWVRREYNVSYRQQEKYLQKAQAQTLDSLQSPDTLGFITGPLGTLTLIPIYVFLLLYYRTMLLHFVVVLFAEKHTERVREVLGEVKAVIQSYMVGLLIETACVAALNSIGLLLLGVQYAVLLGVMAAILNLVPYIGGLVATLLTVIITFSNNPETSVILGVVGVFLLVQFIDNNVLVPLIVASKVRINALISIIGVLIGGALAGVSGMFLSIPAIAILKVIFDRVEGLQPWGVLLGDQTPEEAGSNLFRLPRRRRKAKPSEVEA, encoded by the coding sequence ATGGCTGCCGAACCGCTACGCCCCCACTATCATCAATTCTCTCACTCTCTGCTTGCCTTAGCCATCCTGACAGCTGGTATCTATATAGGGCAGGATATTTTGGTACCACTGGCTATGGCGGGTCTGGTTGCCGTACTCTTACGTCCTATTGAAAATAGACTCGTCCGGCTGGGCGTTCATAAAGTTATTGCCATTAGCCTGGCTCTGCTGGTGGCGATCATTCTGGTGGCTGGCATAGCCGTGACGCTGTCCATGCAACTCTCCGACTTTGCCGATGACCTACCCAAGATTCGGCAGAACTTAGCCGACTTTTTCAGCGATGCCAAACGCTGGGTCAGGCGCGAATACAACGTAAGCTATCGACAACAGGAAAAATACCTTCAAAAAGCCCAGGCCCAAACACTCGATAGTTTGCAGAGCCCCGACACGCTTGGGTTCATTACCGGTCCCCTGGGCACGCTCACATTGATTCCAATTTATGTTTTTCTCCTGCTCTATTACCGCACCATGTTACTGCATTTTGTTGTCGTGCTTTTTGCCGAGAAGCATACCGAACGAGTGCGCGAAGTACTGGGCGAAGTGAAAGCCGTTATCCAGAGTTATATGGTTGGTTTGCTTATTGAAACGGCCTGCGTAGCTGCTCTAAACTCCATCGGCCTGCTACTGCTGGGGGTACAATACGCCGTTTTGCTGGGCGTCATGGCAGCTATTTTGAATCTGGTCCCCTACATTGGCGGGTTAGTCGCTACTCTGTTAACGGTCATTATTACGTTTAGCAATAATCCCGAAACGTCCGTTATTCTGGGCGTAGTTGGGGTGTTTCTGCTGGTACAGTTCATCGACAACAATGTGCTGGTTCCCCTAATTGTTGCGTCTAAAGTGCGGATCAACGCCCTTATTTCCATCATAGGCGTGCTTATTGGCGGTGCTTTAGCCGGTGTATCAGGCATGTTTCTGTCGATTCCGGCCATTGCCATTTTAAAAGTCATTTTCGACCGCGTCGAGGGCCTCCAGCCCTGGGGAGTATTACTGGGTGATCAAACGCCTGAAGAAGCGGGCAGTAATTTATTTCGCCTGCCCCGACGCCGACGAAAAGCGAAACCAAGCGAAGTCGAAGCATAG
- a CDS encoding L-threonylcarbamoyladenylate synthase gives MTPSIRDIAFQLRQGQLIALADETGWSVTADPVNDVAVEKLLTLRAVMPHGLQPTVLIQNADQVGLYVAKIPDVAYDLVEFAEIPLTVIYEQGKNLSALLWQSAATGAAGQPTGEVAVRRSLSAEVQRLIGSFGRGLLSIPLESLVLPPPAEALIVERFGALPGMPKRPRIMRLAVNGEINFIRK, from the coding sequence ATGACGCCAAGTATTCGCGATATCGCTTTTCAACTCAGGCAGGGACAACTTATTGCGTTGGCCGACGAAACCGGCTGGTCTGTTACTGCTGATCCTGTTAATGATGTAGCCGTTGAGAAATTGTTGACCTTGCGCGCAGTTATGCCCCATGGTTTACAACCAACGGTACTTATCCAGAACGCCGATCAGGTAGGCTTATACGTGGCGAAAATCCCCGATGTGGCCTATGATTTAGTGGAATTTGCCGAAATTCCGCTAACGGTTATTTACGAACAGGGAAAAAATCTGTCTGCCTTGCTGTGGCAGTCGGCGGCAACTGGAGCCGCTGGGCAACCAACGGGCGAAGTGGCCGTTCGGCGGTCGCTGAGTGCGGAGGTGCAACGGCTGATTGGCAGTTTCGGGCGTGGATTACTATCTATTCCGCTGGAGTCTCTGGTGTTGCCACCACCGGCCGAAGCACTCATTGTCGAACGATTTGGTGCGCTACCGGGTATGCCTAAACGACCGCGCATTATGCGCCTGGCCGTTAATGGAGAAATTAATTTTATCAGAAAATAA